One Calonectris borealis chromosome 16, bCalBor7.hap1.2, whole genome shotgun sequence DNA window includes the following coding sequences:
- the RHBDL1 gene encoding rhomboid-related protein 1 isoform X1: MDRSSLLQLIQEQLDPENTGFIGVETFASLVHSHELPLDPAKLDMLVALAQGNDEGQVCYQELVDLISSKRSSSFKRAIANGQRALPRDVLLDETGLGFYKRFVRYVAYEILPCEMDRRWYFYQHRTCPPPVFMAAVTLTQIIVFLCYGARLNKWVLQTYHPEYMKSPLVYHPGHRARAWRFLTYMFMHVGLEQLGFNALLQLMIGVPLEMVHGILRISFLYLAGVLAGSLTVSITDMRAPLVGGSGGVYALCSAHLANVVMNWAGMRCPYKLLRMVLALVCMSSEVGRAVWLRFSPPLPASGPQPSFMAHLAGAIVGISMGLTILRSYEESLQAQCGWWVLLLSYGTFLLFAVFWNIFAYDLLGAQIPPPP; encoded by the exons ATGGACAggagctccctgctccagctcatCCAGGAGCAG CTTGACCCCGAAAACACCGGCTTCATCGGGGTGGAGACGTTCGCCAGCCTCGTGCACAGCCATGAGCTGCCCCTGGACCCCGCCAAGCTGGACATGCTGGTGGCCCTGGCACAGGGCAACGACGAGGGGCAGGTCTGCTATCAGGAGCTGGTAGACCTG ATCAGCAGCAAGCGCTCGAGCAGCTTCAAGCGTGCCATCGCCAACGGGCAACGAGCCCTGCCCCGCGACGTGCTGCTGGACGAGACCGGCCTGGGCTTCTACAAGCGCTTCGTCCGCTACGTGGCCTACGAGATCCTGCCCTGCGAGATGGACCGGCGCTGGTACTTCTACCAGCACCGCACGTGTCCGCCCCCCGTCTTCATGGCAGCCGTCACCCTCACCCAG ATCATCGTGTTCCTCTGCTACGGGGCCCGCCTGAACAAGTGGGTGCTGCAGACCTACCACCCCGAGTACATGAAGAGTCCCCTGGTCTACCACCCCGGGCACCGGGCGCGCGCCTGGCGCTTCCTCACCTACATGTTCATGCACGTGGG gctggagcagctggggTTCAACGCCCTCCTGCAGCTGATGATCGGGGTGCCCCTGGAGATGGTCCATGGCATCCTGCGCATCAGCTTCCTCTACCTGGCCGGCGTCCTGGCAG GCTCCCTCACCGTCTCCATCACGGACATGCGGGCCCCCCTGGtcgggggctcggggggggtctACGCGCTCTGCTCGGCCCACCTCGCCAACGTCGTCATG AACTGGGCCGGGATGCGCTGCCCCTACAAGCTGCTGCGGATGGTGCTGGCGCTGGTGTGCA TGAGCTCGGAGGTGGGTCGCGCCGTCTGGCTTCGTTTCTCCCCCCCGTTGCCGGCCTCGGGCCCCCAGCCCAGCTTCATGGCCCACTTGGCGGGGGCCATCGTGGGCATCAGCATGGGGCTGACCATCCTGCGCAGCTACGAGGAGAGCCTGCAGGCCCAGTGCGGCTGGTGGGTGCTGCTCCTCTCCTACGGCACCTTCCTCCTCTTCGCCGTCTTCTGGAACATCTTCGCCTACGACTTGCTGGGGGCACAGATCCCCCCCCCGCCATAA
- the JMJD8 gene encoding jmjC domain-containing protein 8 isoform X5, which translates to MAAARRLLSLLLPLAWARPAGCTDPPGGGWLAGTVPEEERCTVERADASLTSSLFLQRFAFSRPVILRGVTDNSAFRALCTREKLLAAFGARPVRLSTANTYSYRKVDVPFQEYVEKLLEPQDPARLGSGSGSGVPFHWHGPGFSEVIFGRKGCPPPPVSSSAGFCTRRIKHPTSTPTRRRWPGSTARTPRCRRPSGRWSAPSVPGRSCTSPTAGGTPRSTWTPASSSPPSWGRAGKAEDVPPSSRPR; encoded by the exons atggcggcggcgcggcggctgctctcgctgctgctgccgctggccTGGGCCCGGCCCGCGGGCTGCACCGACCCGCCGGGCGGCGGCTG GCTAGCGGGCACGGTGCCGGAGGAGGAGCGGTGCACCGTGGAGCGGGCCGACGCCTCCctcacctcctccctcttcctgcaGCG GTTCGCCTTCTCCCGGCCGGTCATCCTCCGCGGGGTCACGGACAACTCG GCCTTCCGTGCCCTCTGCACCCGGGAGAAGCTGCTGGCGGCCTTCGGGGCCCGCCCGGTGCGGCTCAGCACGGCCAACACCTACTCCTACCGGAAAG TGGACGTGCCCTTCCAGGAGTACGTGGAGAAGCTGCTGGAGCCGCAGGATCCGGCCAGGCTGGGCAGCG GCTCGGGCTCTGGCGTTCCGTTTCACTGGCACGGCCCCGGTTTCTCTGAGGTGATCTTCGGCAGGAAG gggtgtccccctccccccgtGTCTTCCAGCGCTGGTTTCTGTACCCGCCGGATAAAACACCCCACTTCCACCCCAACGAGACGACGCTGGCCTGGCTCCACCGCACGTaccccgcgctgccgccggccGAGCGGCCGCTGGAGTGCACCCTCCGTCCCGGGGAG GTCCTGTACTTCCCCGACCGCTGGTGGCACGCCACGCTCAACCTGGACACCAGCGTCTTCATCTCCACCTTCCTGGGGTAGAGCCGGGAAGGCCGAGGACGTCCCACCGTCCTCCCGGCCGCGGTGA
- the JMJD8 gene encoding jmjC domain-containing protein 8 isoform X3, whose amino-acid sequence MAAARRLLSLLLPLAWARPAGCTDPPGGGWLAGTVPEEERCTVERADASLTSSLFLQRFAFSRPVILRGVTDNSAFRALCTREKLLAAFGARPVRLSTANTYSYRKVDVPFQEYVEKLLEPQDPARLGSDTLYFFGDNNVTEWGPLFQRYVPPTFRIPGTSPAYSFGIAGSGSGVPFHWHGPGFSEVIFGRKRWFLYPPDKTPHFHPNETTLAWLHRTYPALPPAERPLECTLRPGEVLYFPDRWWHATLNLDTSVFISTFLG is encoded by the exons atggcggcggcgcggcggctgctctcgctgctgctgccgctggccTGGGCCCGGCCCGCGGGCTGCACCGACCCGCCGGGCGGCGGCTG GCTAGCGGGCACGGTGCCGGAGGAGGAGCGGTGCACCGTGGAGCGGGCCGACGCCTCCctcacctcctccctcttcctgcaGCG GTTCGCCTTCTCCCGGCCGGTCATCCTCCGCGGGGTCACGGACAACTCG GCCTTCCGTGCCCTCTGCACCCGGGAGAAGCTGCTGGCGGCCTTCGGGGCCCGCCCGGTGCGGCTCAGCACGGCCAACACCTACTCCTACCGGAAAG TGGACGTGCCCTTCCAGGAGTACGTGGAGAAGCTGCTGGAGCCGCAGGATCCGGCCAGGCTGGGCAGCG aCACCCTCTACTTCTTTGGGGACAACAACGTCACCGAGTGGGGTCCCCTCTTCCAGCGGTACGTGCCCCCCACCTTCCGCATCCCGGGCACCAGCCCTGCCTACAGCTTTGGGATCGCAG GCTCGGGCTCTGGCGTTCCGTTTCACTGGCACGGCCCCGGTTTCTCTGAGGTGATCTTCGGCAGGAAG CGCTGGTTTCTGTACCCGCCGGATAAAACACCCCACTTCCACCCCAACGAGACGACGCTGGCCTGGCTCCACCGCACGTaccccgcgctgccgccggccGAGCGGCCGCTGGAGTGCACCCTCCGTCCCGGGGAG GTCCTGTACTTCCCCGACCGCTGGTGGCACGCCACGCTCAACCTGGACACCAGCGTCTTCATCTCCACCTTCCTGGGGTAG
- the JMJD8 gene encoding jmjC domain-containing protein 8 isoform X6, which produces MAAARRLLSLLLPLAWARPAGCTDPPGGGWLAGTVPEEERCTVERADASLTSSLFLQRFAFSRPVILRGVTDNSAFRALCTREKLLAAFGARPVRLSTANTYSYRKVDVPFQEYVEKLLEPQDPARLGSAVRAPHLPHPGHQPCLQLWDRSAGFCTRRIKHPTSTPTRRRWPGSTARTPRCRRPSGRWSAPSVPGRSCTSPTAGGTPRSTWTPASSSPPSWGRAGKAEDVPPSSRPR; this is translated from the exons atggcggcggcgcggcggctgctctcgctgctgctgccgctggccTGGGCCCGGCCCGCGGGCTGCACCGACCCGCCGGGCGGCGGCTG GCTAGCGGGCACGGTGCCGGAGGAGGAGCGGTGCACCGTGGAGCGGGCCGACGCCTCCctcacctcctccctcttcctgcaGCG GTTCGCCTTCTCCCGGCCGGTCATCCTCCGCGGGGTCACGGACAACTCG GCCTTCCGTGCCCTCTGCACCCGGGAGAAGCTGCTGGCGGCCTTCGGGGCCCGCCCGGTGCGGCTCAGCACGGCCAACACCTACTCCTACCGGAAAG TGGACGTGCCCTTCCAGGAGTACGTGGAGAAGCTGCTGGAGCCGCAGGATCCGGCCAGGCTGGGCAGCG CGGTACGTGCCCCCCACCTTCCGCATCCCGGGCACCAGCCCTGCCTACAGCTTTGGGATCGCAG CGCTGGTTTCTGTACCCGCCGGATAAAACACCCCACTTCCACCCCAACGAGACGACGCTGGCCTGGCTCCACCGCACGTaccccgcgctgccgccggccGAGCGGCCGCTGGAGTGCACCCTCCGTCCCGGGGAG GTCCTGTACTTCCCCGACCGCTGGTGGCACGCCACGCTCAACCTGGACACCAGCGTCTTCATCTCCACCTTCCTGGGGTAGAGCCGGGAAGGCCGAGGACGTCCCACCGTCCTCCCGGCCGCGGTGA
- the JMJD8 gene encoding jmjC domain-containing protein 8 isoform X8 has protein sequence MAAARRLLSLLLPLAWARPAGCTDPPGGGWLAGTVPEEERCTVERADASLTSSLFLQRFAFSRPVILRGVTDNSAFRALCTREKLLAAFGARPVRLSTANTYSYRKGVRGEAAGAAGSGQAGQRGTCPPPSASRAPALPTALGSQRWFLYPPDKTPHFHPNETTLAWLHRTYPALPPAERPLECTLRPGEVLYFPDRWWHATLNLDTSVFISTFLG, from the exons atggcggcggcgcggcggctgctctcgctgctgctgccgctggccTGGGCCCGGCCCGCGGGCTGCACCGACCCGCCGGGCGGCGGCTG GCTAGCGGGCACGGTGCCGGAGGAGGAGCGGTGCACCGTGGAGCGGGCCGACGCCTCCctcacctcctccctcttcctgcaGCG GTTCGCCTTCTCCCGGCCGGTCATCCTCCGCGGGGTCACGGACAACTCG GCCTTCCGTGCCCTCTGCACCCGGGAGAAGCTGCTGGCGGCCTTCGGGGCCCGCCCGGTGCGGCTCAGCACGGCCAACACCTACTCCTACCGGAAAG GAGTACGTGGAGAAGCTGCTGGAGCCGCAGGATCCGGCCAGGCTGGGCAGCG CGGTACGTGCCCCCCACCTTCCGCATCCCGGGCACCAGCCCTGCCTACAGCTTTGGGATCGCAG CGCTGGTTTCTGTACCCGCCGGATAAAACACCCCACTTCCACCCCAACGAGACGACGCTGGCCTGGCTCCACCGCACGTaccccgcgctgccgccggccGAGCGGCCGCTGGAGTGCACCCTCCGTCCCGGGGAG GTCCTGTACTTCCCCGACCGCTGGTGGCACGCCACGCTCAACCTGGACACCAGCGTCTTCATCTCCACCTTCCTGGGGTAG
- the JMJD8 gene encoding jmjC domain-containing protein 8 isoform X2, whose translation MAAARRLLSLLLPLAWARPAGCTDPPGGGWLAGTVPEEERCTVERADASLTSSLFLQRFAFSRPVILRGVTDNSAFRALCTREKLLAAFGARPVRLSTANTYSYRKDTLYFFGDNNVTEWGPLFQRYVPPTFRIPGTSPAYSFGIAGSGSGVPFHWHGPGFSEVIFGRKGCPPPPVSSSAGFCTRRIKHPTSTPTRRRWPGSTARTPRCRRPSGRWSAPSVPGRSCTSPTAGGTPRSTWTPASSSPPSWGRAGKAEDVPPSSRPR comes from the exons atggcggcggcgcggcggctgctctcgctgctgctgccgctggccTGGGCCCGGCCCGCGGGCTGCACCGACCCGCCGGGCGGCGGCTG GCTAGCGGGCACGGTGCCGGAGGAGGAGCGGTGCACCGTGGAGCGGGCCGACGCCTCCctcacctcctccctcttcctgcaGCG GTTCGCCTTCTCCCGGCCGGTCATCCTCCGCGGGGTCACGGACAACTCG GCCTTCCGTGCCCTCTGCACCCGGGAGAAGCTGCTGGCGGCCTTCGGGGCCCGCCCGGTGCGGCTCAGCACGGCCAACACCTACTCCTACCGGAAAG aCACCCTCTACTTCTTTGGGGACAACAACGTCACCGAGTGGGGTCCCCTCTTCCAGCGGTACGTGCCCCCCACCTTCCGCATCCCGGGCACCAGCCCTGCCTACAGCTTTGGGATCGCAG GCTCGGGCTCTGGCGTTCCGTTTCACTGGCACGGCCCCGGTTTCTCTGAGGTGATCTTCGGCAGGAAG gggtgtccccctccccccgtGTCTTCCAGCGCTGGTTTCTGTACCCGCCGGATAAAACACCCCACTTCCACCCCAACGAGACGACGCTGGCCTGGCTCCACCGCACGTaccccgcgctgccgccggccGAGCGGCCGCTGGAGTGCACCCTCCGTCCCGGGGAG GTCCTGTACTTCCCCGACCGCTGGTGGCACGCCACGCTCAACCTGGACACCAGCGTCTTCATCTCCACCTTCCTGGGGTAGAGCCGGGAAGGCCGAGGACGTCCCACCGTCCTCCCGGCCGCGGTGA
- the RHBDL1 gene encoding rhomboid-related protein 1 isoform X2 — MDRSSLLQLIQEQLDPENTGFIGVETFASLVHSHELPLDPAKLDMLVALAQGNDEGQVCYQELVDLIIVFLCYGARLNKWVLQTYHPEYMKSPLVYHPGHRARAWRFLTYMFMHVGLEQLGFNALLQLMIGVPLEMVHGILRISFLYLAGVLAGSLTVSITDMRAPLVGGSGGVYALCSAHLANVVMNWAGMRCPYKLLRMVLALVCMSSEVGRAVWLRFSPPLPASGPQPSFMAHLAGAIVGISMGLTILRSYEESLQAQCGWWVLLLSYGTFLLFAVFWNIFAYDLLGAQIPPPP; from the exons ATGGACAggagctccctgctccagctcatCCAGGAGCAG CTTGACCCCGAAAACACCGGCTTCATCGGGGTGGAGACGTTCGCCAGCCTCGTGCACAGCCATGAGCTGCCCCTGGACCCCGCCAAGCTGGACATGCTGGTGGCCCTGGCACAGGGCAACGACGAGGGGCAGGTCTGCTATCAGGAGCTGGTAGACCTG ATCATCGTGTTCCTCTGCTACGGGGCCCGCCTGAACAAGTGGGTGCTGCAGACCTACCACCCCGAGTACATGAAGAGTCCCCTGGTCTACCACCCCGGGCACCGGGCGCGCGCCTGGCGCTTCCTCACCTACATGTTCATGCACGTGGG gctggagcagctggggTTCAACGCCCTCCTGCAGCTGATGATCGGGGTGCCCCTGGAGATGGTCCATGGCATCCTGCGCATCAGCTTCCTCTACCTGGCCGGCGTCCTGGCAG GCTCCCTCACCGTCTCCATCACGGACATGCGGGCCCCCCTGGtcgggggctcggggggggtctACGCGCTCTGCTCGGCCCACCTCGCCAACGTCGTCATG AACTGGGCCGGGATGCGCTGCCCCTACAAGCTGCTGCGGATGGTGCTGGCGCTGGTGTGCA TGAGCTCGGAGGTGGGTCGCGCCGTCTGGCTTCGTTTCTCCCCCCCGTTGCCGGCCTCGGGCCCCCAGCCCAGCTTCATGGCCCACTTGGCGGGGGCCATCGTGGGCATCAGCATGGGGCTGACCATCCTGCGCAGCTACGAGGAGAGCCTGCAGGCCCAGTGCGGCTGGTGGGTGCTGCTCCTCTCCTACGGCACCTTCCTCCTCTTCGCCGTCTTCTGGAACATCTTCGCCTACGACTTGCTGGGGGCACAGATCCCCCCCCCGCCATAA
- the JMJD8 gene encoding jmjC domain-containing protein 8 isoform X7 encodes MAAARRLLSLLLPLAWARPAGCTDPPGGGWLAGTVPEEERCTVERADASLTSSLFLQRFAFSRPVILRGVTDNSAFRALCTREKLLAAFGARPVRLSTANTYSYRKVDVPFQEYVEKLLEPQDPARLGSGSGSGVPFHWHGPGFSEVIFGRKRWFLYPPDKTPHFHPNETTLAWLHRTYPALPPAERPLECTLRPGEVLYFPDRWWHATLNLDTSVFISTFLG; translated from the exons atggcggcggcgcggcggctgctctcgctgctgctgccgctggccTGGGCCCGGCCCGCGGGCTGCACCGACCCGCCGGGCGGCGGCTG GCTAGCGGGCACGGTGCCGGAGGAGGAGCGGTGCACCGTGGAGCGGGCCGACGCCTCCctcacctcctccctcttcctgcaGCG GTTCGCCTTCTCCCGGCCGGTCATCCTCCGCGGGGTCACGGACAACTCG GCCTTCCGTGCCCTCTGCACCCGGGAGAAGCTGCTGGCGGCCTTCGGGGCCCGCCCGGTGCGGCTCAGCACGGCCAACACCTACTCCTACCGGAAAG TGGACGTGCCCTTCCAGGAGTACGTGGAGAAGCTGCTGGAGCCGCAGGATCCGGCCAGGCTGGGCAGCG GCTCGGGCTCTGGCGTTCCGTTTCACTGGCACGGCCCCGGTTTCTCTGAGGTGATCTTCGGCAGGAAG CGCTGGTTTCTGTACCCGCCGGATAAAACACCCCACTTCCACCCCAACGAGACGACGCTGGCCTGGCTCCACCGCACGTaccccgcgctgccgccggccGAGCGGCCGCTGGAGTGCACCCTCCGTCCCGGGGAG GTCCTGTACTTCCCCGACCGCTGGTGGCACGCCACGCTCAACCTGGACACCAGCGTCTTCATCTCCACCTTCCTGGGGTAG
- the STUB1 gene encoding E3 ubiquitin-protein ligase CHIP, whose translation MKGKEEREGGAAGPGAAGPGAGGAGGGSPEKSHSAQEHKEQGNRLFGGRKYPEAAACYGRAINRNPLVAVYYTNRALCYLKMQQHDKALADCKRALELDGQSVKAHFFLGQCQMEMENYDEAIANLQRAYNLAKEQRLNFGDDIPSALRIAKKKRWNSIEEKRINQENELHSYLTKLIMAEKERELAECRKTQQEENADESRSRVQLASIEAKHDKYLADMDELFSQVDEKRKKRDIPDYLCGKISFELMREPCITPSGITYDRKDIEEHLQRVGHFDPVTRSPLTQDQLIPNLAMKEVIDAFISENGWVEDY comes from the exons atgaaggggaaggaggagcgggagggcggcgcggcggggccgggggcggcggggccgggcgcggggggcgcggggggcggcagcCCCGAGAAGAGCCACAGCGCGCAGGAGCACAAGGAGCAGGGAAACCGGCTCTTCGGCGGCCGCAAGTACCCCGAGGCCGCCGCCTGCTACGGCCGCGCCATC AACCGCAACCCCTTGGTGGCCGTCTACTACACCAACCGAGCCCTCTGCTACCTGAAGATGCAGCAGCACGACAAGGCGCTGGCGGACTGCAAGCGAGCCCTGGAGCTGGACGGCCAGTCGGTGAAGGCTCACTTCTTCCTGGGCCAGTGCCAGATGGAGATGGAGAATTACGACGAGGCCATCGCCAACCTGCAGAGAG CCTACAACCTCGCCAAGGAGCAGCGGCTGAATTTCGGGGATGACATCCCCAGCGCGCTGCGCATCGCCAAGAAGAAACGCTGGAACAGCATCGAGGAGAAGCGGATCAACCAGGAGAACGAGCTGCACTCCTACCTGACCAAGCTGATCATGGCAGAGAAGGAGAG GGAGCTGGCCGAGTGCCGAAAGACTCAGCAGGAAGAAAACGCGGACGAGAGCCGGAGCCGAGTTCAGCTGGCCAGCATCGAGGCCAAACAC GACAAATACCTGGCGGACATGGACGAGCTCTTCTCTCAAGTGGATGAGAAGAGGAAG AAGCGGGACATCCCCGACTACCTGTGCGGGAAGATCAGTTTTGAGCTGATGAGAGAGCCCTGCATCACGCCCAGCGGGATCACCTACGACAGGAAGGACATCGAGGAACATCTCCAG CGCGTGGGTCATTTCGATCCGGTGACGCGGAGTCCCCTGACCCAGGACCAGCTGATTCCCAACCTCGCCATGAAGGAGGTGATAGACGCGTTCATCTCGGAGAACGGCTGGGTGGAGGATTACTGA
- the JMJD8 gene encoding jmjC domain-containing protein 8 isoform X1, with protein sequence MAAARRLLSLLLPLAWARPAGCTDPPGGGWLAGTVPEEERCTVERADASLTSSLFLQRFAFSRPVILRGVTDNSAFRALCTREKLLAAFGARPVRLSTANTYSYRKVDVPFQEYVEKLLEPQDPARLGSDTLYFFGDNNVTEWGPLFQRYVPPTFRIPGTSPAYSFGIAGSGSGVPFHWHGPGFSEVIFGRKGCPPPPVSSSAGFCTRRIKHPTSTPTRRRWPGSTARTPRCRRPSGRWSAPSVPGRSCTSPTAGGTPRSTWTPASSSPPSWGRAGKAEDVPPSSRPR encoded by the exons atggcggcggcgcggcggctgctctcgctgctgctgccgctggccTGGGCCCGGCCCGCGGGCTGCACCGACCCGCCGGGCGGCGGCTG GCTAGCGGGCACGGTGCCGGAGGAGGAGCGGTGCACCGTGGAGCGGGCCGACGCCTCCctcacctcctccctcttcctgcaGCG GTTCGCCTTCTCCCGGCCGGTCATCCTCCGCGGGGTCACGGACAACTCG GCCTTCCGTGCCCTCTGCACCCGGGAGAAGCTGCTGGCGGCCTTCGGGGCCCGCCCGGTGCGGCTCAGCACGGCCAACACCTACTCCTACCGGAAAG TGGACGTGCCCTTCCAGGAGTACGTGGAGAAGCTGCTGGAGCCGCAGGATCCGGCCAGGCTGGGCAGCG aCACCCTCTACTTCTTTGGGGACAACAACGTCACCGAGTGGGGTCCCCTCTTCCAGCGGTACGTGCCCCCCACCTTCCGCATCCCGGGCACCAGCCCTGCCTACAGCTTTGGGATCGCAG GCTCGGGCTCTGGCGTTCCGTTTCACTGGCACGGCCCCGGTTTCTCTGAGGTGATCTTCGGCAGGAAG gggtgtccccctccccccgtGTCTTCCAGCGCTGGTTTCTGTACCCGCCGGATAAAACACCCCACTTCCACCCCAACGAGACGACGCTGGCCTGGCTCCACCGCACGTaccccgcgctgccgccggccGAGCGGCCGCTGGAGTGCACCCTCCGTCCCGGGGAG GTCCTGTACTTCCCCGACCGCTGGTGGCACGCCACGCTCAACCTGGACACCAGCGTCTTCATCTCCACCTTCCTGGGGTAGAGCCGGGAAGGCCGAGGACGTCCCACCGTCCTCCCGGCCGCGGTGA
- the JMJD8 gene encoding jmjC domain-containing protein 8 isoform X4 — protein sequence MAAARRLLSLLLPLAWARPAGCTDPPGGGWLAGTVPEEERCTVERADASLTSSLFLQRFAFSRPVILRGVTDNSAFRALCTREKLLAAFGARPVRLSTANTYSYRKGVRGEAAGAAGSGQAGQRHPLLLWGQQRHRVGSPLPAVRAPHLPHPGHQPCLQLWDRSAGFCTRRIKHPTSTPTRRRWPGSTARTPRCRRPSGRWSAPSVPGRSCTSPTAGGTPRSTWTPASSSPPSWGRAGKAEDVPPSSRPR from the exons atggcggcggcgcggcggctgctctcgctgctgctgccgctggccTGGGCCCGGCCCGCGGGCTGCACCGACCCGCCGGGCGGCGGCTG GCTAGCGGGCACGGTGCCGGAGGAGGAGCGGTGCACCGTGGAGCGGGCCGACGCCTCCctcacctcctccctcttcctgcaGCG GTTCGCCTTCTCCCGGCCGGTCATCCTCCGCGGGGTCACGGACAACTCG GCCTTCCGTGCCCTCTGCACCCGGGAGAAGCTGCTGGCGGCCTTCGGGGCCCGCCCGGTGCGGCTCAGCACGGCCAACACCTACTCCTACCGGAAAG GAGTACGTGGAGAAGCTGCTGGAGCCGCAGGATCCGGCCAGGCTGGGCAGCG aCACCCTCTACTTCTTTGGGGACAACAACGTCACCGAGTGGGGTCCCCTCTTCCAGCGGTACGTGCCCCCCACCTTCCGCATCCCGGGCACCAGCCCTGCCTACAGCTTTGGGATCGCAG CGCTGGTTTCTGTACCCGCCGGATAAAACACCCCACTTCCACCCCAACGAGACGACGCTGGCCTGGCTCCACCGCACGTaccccgcgctgccgccggccGAGCGGCCGCTGGAGTGCACCCTCCGTCCCGGGGAG GTCCTGTACTTCCCCGACCGCTGGTGGCACGCCACGCTCAACCTGGACACCAGCGTCTTCATCTCCACCTTCCTGGGGTAGAGCCGGGAAGGCCGAGGACGTCCCACCGTCCTCCCGGCCGCGGTGA